The Candidatus Nitrosocosmicus franklandus genome contains a region encoding:
- a CDS encoding NAD(P)/FAD-dependent oxidoreductase, producing the protein MYNKLEHNVAIIIGGGIAGLLAARVLSGHFKQVLVIEKDKYPSQAGPRNGTPQANHVHILLIKGKEILLNLFPNIEQELVAKGAQIVNLTKDVDYYVGTGYSIKFDSNLTTIACTRQLLEHEIRNEISKFPNVNIHENTRATGLIIARDKDTGLSTCKGVTVYSADTNSEEAITGDLVVDTSGRESKIAEWLEQLGYDEPKKTVVNSYIGYSTCWFKPTFEQTAVGDVDDDNKPIIKPIIVLTNPPSNPYMGIIYPVEGSLWLVGILGIGKNYPPTDKQGFLEYTKKLETLDIYNTVEDFELSGPIYGYRTTGSRQYHYERMKSWPENFIAYGDSVSSFNPFYGQGITVACIEAVTLDKTLRAHKKRNRNLLGFSTIFQKKISKINTLPWLLGTSEDFRWPSTEGIKPDIFTRYIQKYSHRVLLITPNSKIAAKSFFEVMHMLRSPLILFHPFILIRIVIETLKGHTSK; encoded by the coding sequence ATGTACAATAAGCTTGAGCATAATGTCGCAATAATAATAGGTGGTGGAATTGCAGGATTATTGGCTGCAAGAGTATTATCTGGTCATTTTAAACAAGTATTAGTAATAGAGAAGGATAAATATCCGTCTCAAGCCGGACCTAGGAATGGAACTCCTCAAGCCAATCACGTTCACATATTGTTGATTAAAGGTAAGGAAATCCTTCTGAATTTGTTTCCAAATATCGAACAAGAATTGGTAGCCAAAGGAGCTCAGATTGTAAACCTTACAAAAGATGTTGATTATTATGTTGGAACTGGTTACTCGATAAAATTTGATTCCAATCTAACTACAATAGCTTGTACAAGACAACTTTTAGAACACGAGATAAGAAATGAAATCTCAAAATTTCCCAATGTGAACATACATGAGAATACCAGAGCAACAGGATTGATCATTGCAAGAGACAAAGATACAGGATTGAGTACTTGCAAAGGGGTTACAGTGTACTCAGCTGACACAAATTCTGAGGAAGCCATTACAGGAGACTTGGTTGTGGATACAAGCGGACGCGAATCTAAAATCGCAGAATGGCTTGAGCAGCTTGGTTATGACGAACCAAAGAAGACGGTCGTTAATTCGTATATTGGCTATTCTACTTGCTGGTTTAAGCCGACATTTGAGCAGACTGCTGTTGGCGACGTTGACGACGATAACAAACCTATTATCAAACCAATCATAGTATTGACAAATCCGCCTTCAAATCCTTATATGGGGATTATCTATCCTGTTGAAGGCTCATTATGGTTAGTTGGAATTCTAGGAATAGGAAAAAATTATCCCCCAACCGACAAACAAGGTTTTCTAGAATACACCAAGAAATTAGAGACTCTTGATATCTACAATACTGTAGAAGACTTTGAGTTAAGCGGTCCAATTTATGGATATAGAACAACAGGAAGCCGACAGTATCATTATGAAAGAATGAAATCGTGGCCAGAAAACTTTATCGCATATGGCGACTCTGTTTCTTCATTCAATCCTTTTTATGGTCAAGGAATTACTGTGGCATGTATAGAAGCTGTCACTTTGGATAAAACCTTAAGAGCACATAAAAAAAGAAATAGAAATTTGCTAGGTTTCTCTACCATTTTTCAGAAAAAGATTTCAAAAATAAACACACTCCCGTGGTTATTGGGAACAAGTGAAGATTTTAGATGGCCCTCAACTGAAGGAATAAAACCCGACATTTTTACAAGGTATATTCAAAAATATTCCCATCGAGTGTTGCTTATAACTCCAAATAGTAAAATTGCAGCCAAATCTTTTTTTGAGGTTATGCACATGTTAAGATCCCCTTTAATTCTTTTTCATCCTTTTATTTTAATTCGTATTGTTATTGAAACCCTAAAGGGACATACTAGCAAATAG
- a CDS encoding pyridoxamine 5'-phosphate oxidase family protein, which translates to MVDSIMWGDMDEDQIKDLLKSELIGRIGCFDGNKVYVVPVTYAYDNGYIYGHTKDGLKIRMMRKNPNVCFEVDWMKDMSNWKSVILHGTFEELKGADANNGLEIMMKSIMSKLDTKHPLTEKEVEEEKQPTGQDYLGTENLAFLHSFLSPFLHSKNNEIFELIVYRIKINEATGKFGDNKKSNSYY; encoded by the coding sequence ATGGTAGACTCTATTATGTGGGGAGATATGGATGAAGATCAAATCAAAGATCTTTTAAAGTCAGAATTAATAGGAAGGATAGGTTGTTTTGATGGTAACAAAGTATATGTTGTTCCTGTCACATATGCGTATGATAATGGGTATATTTATGGGCATACAAAGGATGGATTAAAAATTCGTATGATGCGAAAAAATCCGAATGTTTGTTTTGAGGTTGATTGGATGAAAGACATGAGTAATTGGAAAAGTGTGATTCTTCATGGAACTTTTGAAGAACTAAAAGGAGCCGACGCTAATAACGGATTAGAGATTATGATGAAATCCATCATGTCAAAGTTGGATACAAAACACCCTTTGACTGAAAAAGAAGTAGAAGAAGAAAAGCAACCCACTGGTCAAGATTATTTGGGTACAGAAAATCTTGCGTTTTTGCACTCTTTCTTATCGCCGTTTTTGCATAGCAAGAACAATGAAATTTTTGAACTCATAGTATATAGAATTAAAATAAATGAAGCTACAGGAAAATTTGGAGACAATAAAAAATCTAATTCATACTACTAG
- a CDS encoding universal stress protein: MKILTLVDGSEHSIKALDYAVNLLSQQNSDSRRSGDKVQSNHQLIILNILQPLKLSDEVVQHFKSINPERKSSLKKYLDDINSAMKDTWMKKLSDLKSKYERAGISISTKIVKGTHSSRFVAYSIVKFAEDAKVDMITVGSVGTGGTHEKKSLGSVVRNVAEISTRPVLIVP, encoded by the coding sequence ATGAAAATTTTGACACTTGTCGATGGATCAGAACACTCTATAAAGGCCTTGGATTACGCTGTAAACCTATTATCCCAGCAAAACTCGGATTCAAGACGATCTGGTGATAAAGTACAGAGTAATCATCAATTGATAATTTTGAATATATTGCAACCCCTAAAGCTATCAGATGAGGTTGTTCAGCATTTCAAGTCCATAAATCCCGAAAGAAAAAGTTCCTTAAAAAAATATCTGGATGATATTAATTCTGCCATGAAAGATACTTGGATGAAAAAGCTTTCAGACCTCAAATCAAAATATGAAAGGGCAGGGATTTCAATAAGTACGAAAATAGTCAAAGGAACTCATTCGAGTCGGTTTGTTGCTTATAGTATCGTTAAATTTGCTGAAGATGCAAAAGTGGATATGATTACTGTTGGAAGTGTGGGAACCGGAGGTACCCATGAGAAAAAGTCGCTTGGAAGTGTAGTAAGAAACGTTGCAGAGATATCTACTCGACCTGTATTAATAGTACCTTAA
- a CDS encoding alpha/beta fold hydrolase — MRISQVATFVLIISIISSCTVSSLFVSKTNVVYATTSSLDKSIQQTQDELQSAINKEVQQTITETINNINNNNSNPDIITDKTNDSKTQNNTSLSASSQVKDDTITDDNVSSQKIRVGDIDIAYKMFGTGDPILLIPGFSMTMEMWGEILNDLSKNHTVIIFDNRGIGETTAGNRTFLMDQFVNDTVGLIDALKIEKPIDVLGLSLGGMIAQELALSNPEKIKHLVLIASSCGGEESLPPQLSPKDLQSMQTGTANESLFLHALFPDEWIRENSDVINRTFALPQVSQENLLKYGEALSKWPGSCNSISNIDKPVLVMTGTEDITSPPVNSLKIAEKIPSSWLIQIKGGGHGVMQQYPETVYDIIETFLSIT, encoded by the coding sequence ATGAGAATCTCTCAAGTAGCAACTTTTGTATTGATTATCAGTATTATTTCGTCTTGTACTGTAAGCAGTTTATTTGTATCAAAAACTAACGTGGTCTATGCAACAACATCATCTTTGGATAAGTCTATTCAACAAACCCAAGATGAATTGCAATCAGCAATTAATAAGGAAGTTCAGCAAACGATTACTGAGACTATAAATAATATAAATAATAATAATAGCAACCCGGATATTATTACCGACAAAACAAACGATAGCAAAACCCAAAATAATACTTCACTTTCTGCTTCTTCTCAGGTGAAAGATGATACAATTACAGATGACAATGTGTCCTCTCAAAAGATAAGAGTCGGTGACATAGATATCGCATACAAGATGTTTGGAACAGGGGATCCTATCTTGTTGATACCCGGTTTTTCAATGACTATGGAGATGTGGGGAGAGATACTAAATGACTTGTCTAAGAATCATACTGTTATTATATTTGATAACAGAGGAATTGGGGAGACAACTGCTGGTAACAGGACATTTTTAATGGACCAATTCGTCAATGATACGGTTGGATTGATAGATGCATTGAAAATTGAAAAACCAATAGATGTGCTAGGACTTTCTCTCGGTGGAATGATCGCACAAGAGCTTGCCTTGTCAAATCCCGAAAAGATAAAACATCTTGTTTTGATTGCCTCATCCTGCGGAGGTGAAGAATCTTTACCGCCACAATTATCCCCAAAAGATCTACAAAGTATGCAAACTGGAACTGCCAACGAGTCACTCTTTTTACATGCTTTATTTCCAGATGAATGGATACGAGAAAATAGCGATGTGATAAACAGAACATTTGCTCTTCCTCAGGTTTCTCAGGAAAACCTCTTAAAATATGGTGAAGCTCTGAGCAAATGGCCAGGGTCTTGTAATAGCATATCAAATATTGATAAACCTGTGTTGGTTATGACCGGAACTGAAGATATCACGTCTCCGCCCGTTAATTCATTAAAAATAGCAGAAAAAATCCCTAGCTCCTGGTTAATACAAATTAAAGGTGGAGGTCACGGAGTGATGCAGCAATACCCTGAGACTGTTTATGATATAATAGAGACCTTTCTTTCAATAACATGA
- a CDS encoding Lrp/AsnC family transcriptional regulator — translation MLVNELDVIDKQILNDIQWSFPLVERPFLEMANKYHLTEEEVLSRTLRLKDIGIIRQISAIFDTRKLGYKSALVAFSVEKDKVDYVANEINKHPGVSHNYERNHEYNIWFTLAVSPDSDMKADLDKMAALDGVIKYRVLPTLKMYKIGVKLDMVNADAEKPTPTDSVKKMEGKAEKISEVDKEYIRQLQKDIEIIKEPFKVITDSLGISIEELFKKVKEYEEIGIMRRFAAILRHRQAGFTANGMIVWNVPEENIDQIGLKVASFPQVSHCYRRPVYPDWEYNLFSMIHARTIDAAEKIAKEISAIIKIDKYRILFSSREFKKERVKYFE, via the coding sequence ATGCTGGTTAATGAATTAGACGTTATAGATAAGCAGATATTAAATGATATTCAGTGGTCGTTTCCCTTGGTTGAAAGGCCATTCCTTGAAATGGCAAATAAGTACCACTTAACTGAGGAAGAAGTTCTTAGCAGAACCCTAAGACTAAAAGATATCGGAATAATTAGACAGATAAGTGCAATTTTTGACACCAGAAAACTTGGTTACAAAAGTGCCCTAGTAGCGTTTTCAGTGGAAAAAGACAAAGTAGATTATGTCGCCAATGAAATAAATAAACATCCTGGAGTAAGTCACAATTACGAAAGAAATCACGAATATAATATTTGGTTTACATTGGCAGTGTCTCCTGATTCAGATATGAAAGCGGACCTAGATAAAATGGCCGCTCTAGATGGAGTGATAAAATATAGAGTATTGCCCACATTAAAAATGTACAAAATTGGAGTAAAGTTAGACATGGTAAATGCTGATGCTGAAAAGCCTACTCCAACAGATAGTGTAAAGAAAATGGAAGGGAAAGCAGAGAAAATATCAGAGGTAGATAAGGAGTATATAAGGCAATTGCAAAAGGACATTGAAATAATTAAGGAACCATTCAAGGTTATTACAGACAGCCTTGGAATAAGCATTGAGGAATTATTCAAAAAAGTAAAAGAATACGAAGAGATAGGAATAATGAGAAGATTTGCAGCAATATTAAGACACAGACAGGCAGGGTTTACAGCTAATGGCATGATAGTTTGGAACGTTCCAGAAGAAAATATTGATCAAATAGGATTAAAGGTTGCATCGTTTCCACAAGTAAGTCACTGTTATAGACGACCAGTATATCCAGACTGGGAGTACAATTTATTTAGCATGATTCATGCCAGAACAATTGACGCTGCTGAAAAAATAGCAAAAGAAATATCTGCCATAATTAAGATTGACAAGTATAGAATATTGTTTAGTTCTAGAGAGTTTAAAAAAGAAAGGGTAAAATATTTCGAATAA
- a CDS encoding DUF1802 family protein, with translation MASYFYLDNETFVNNRENIQINETMVVNSDNNTIIPPSANYVKIGTASSIPPNSPSPSSYTPNSQISLDNTAVKNSQNNVTMQQSSNFDSDTKSNFLGALKEWAVVCKAIESGDQILLFRKGGIMEFRNGFELKFKDFFLYPTFEHQARESIRPKYHAVLDQIEKNSEGNEINKITGNKSPSSPIEEYTKVTSFVEITHFSEVSSLDQLKALEDFHVWTDDYVKTRFNYNPKKPLYLLLLRAYKLERPINILNKPQWIGCKSWIQIDSHDQEDLDMYFEHRIPENPFEYLKSISNPCIDDNNFNIMSEKVRSMI, from the coding sequence ATGGCTTCTTATTTTTATCTAGATAATGAAACATTTGTCAATAATCGCGAGAATATTCAAATAAATGAAACTATGGTAGTTAATTCTGATAACAATACAATAATACCTCCTTCAGCAAATTATGTAAAAATTGGTACCGCCTCTTCCATTCCTCCTAATTCTCCTTCTCCCTCTTCTTATACACCTAATTCTCAAATTTCACTTGATAATACAGCGGTCAAAAATAGCCAAAACAATGTTACCATGCAGCAATCATCAAATTTTGACTCTGATACAAAATCGAATTTTCTTGGTGCTCTAAAGGAATGGGCTGTTGTATGTAAAGCTATAGAGTCAGGTGATCAGATCTTGTTATTCAGAAAAGGAGGAATCATGGAGTTTCGTAACGGATTTGAGCTTAAATTTAAGGATTTTTTTCTATATCCCACATTTGAACATCAGGCCAGAGAATCTATACGTCCCAAATATCATGCGGTTCTTGACCAGATAGAAAAAAACAGTGAAGGTAATGAAATTAACAAAATTACAGGAAATAAATCACCGTCCTCCCCTATAGAAGAGTATACAAAAGTCACTTCATTTGTGGAGATAACACATTTCAGCGAAGTATCTAGCTTGGACCAGCTAAAAGCATTAGAAGATTTCCACGTTTGGACAGATGATTATGTAAAAACTCGATTCAATTACAATCCCAAAAAACCATTGTATTTATTGCTTTTACGCGCTTACAAGTTAGAAAGACCTATCAATATTTTGAATAAGCCTCAATGGATTGGTTGTAAGTCTTGGATCCAAATTGATTCACATGATCAGGAGGACCTTGACATGTATTTTGAACACCGCATACCAGAAAATCCCTTTGAATATTTAAAATCTATCAGTAACCCTTGTATAGATGACAATAATTTCAATATAATGTCTGAAAAAGTGAGGAGTATGATATAA
- a CDS encoding aldo/keto reductase, which yields MKYRNLGKTGFQVSEIGFGTWTLALDWWGKKPEEEEAIRMLKRAYDLGINFFETADMYGKGKSEKLLAKAFKDMRNDVIYSTKWGYDMYGATQIGHGEIPQKHNPEFLDYALAESLNRLETDFVDVYSLHNPKMDAIQNNSLFDKLDELVRIGKIKSHGIALGPAIGWEKEGLYAIENRNIVCLQTVYNILEQDPGRIFFNAVNKKDNSVSIMVRVPDASGVLTGKVNEHTVFDKNDHRSNRKKEWIIQAMKKIEKLKPIAESHGWNITELSMKYILSQKEISVLLPTVTSLEEIDQFAQMSDGKYLNAEEKAQIEKMYENNFDMPKLLA from the coding sequence ATGAAATATCGTAATTTGGGAAAAACTGGGTTTCAGGTCAGTGAGATTGGATTTGGAACATGGACTCTAGCACTGGATTGGTGGGGAAAGAAACCAGAGGAAGAAGAAGCCATAAGGATGCTAAAACGTGCTTATGATCTTGGAATTAATTTCTTTGAGACTGCCGATATGTATGGAAAGGGTAAAAGCGAAAAACTATTAGCAAAAGCGTTTAAAGATATGCGGAATGACGTTATCTATTCTACAAAGTGGGGTTATGATATGTATGGTGCTACTCAAATTGGACATGGCGAGATTCCTCAAAAACACAACCCCGAATTCTTAGATTATGCACTAGCAGAAAGTTTGAATAGATTGGAAACCGATTTCGTCGATGTATATAGTTTGCATAATCCAAAGATGGATGCGATACAAAATAACTCATTATTTGATAAATTGGATGAACTAGTAAGAATAGGAAAGATCAAAAGTCATGGTATTGCTTTGGGACCGGCGATAGGTTGGGAGAAAGAAGGGCTGTATGCTATAGAAAATAGAAATATAGTCTGTTTGCAGACTGTGTATAATATTTTAGAACAAGACCCTGGTAGAATATTTTTTAATGCAGTAAATAAAAAAGACAATTCTGTAAGCATAATGGTTAGAGTACCTGATGCATCGGGTGTTTTAACAGGCAAAGTCAACGAACATACTGTGTTTGATAAGAATGATCACAGGAGCAATAGAAAGAAAGAATGGATTATTCAAGCTATGAAAAAAATAGAAAAACTCAAACCAATTGCTGAGTCACATGGATGGAATATTACAGAGCTATCGATGAAATACATATTATCTCAAAAAGAAATATCTGTTCTGTTGCCAACTGTTACCAGCTTGGAAGAAATTGATCAGTTCGCTCAGATGTCTGATGGAAAATATCTGAATGCAGAGGAGAAAGCCCAAATAGAAAAAATGTATGAAAATAACTTTGATATGCCTAAATTATTAGCATAA
- the sufC gene encoding Fe-S cluster assembly ATPase SufC: protein MSFLTIKDLNVNIEDKKILNGVNLEVNKGEVHAIMGLNGSGKSTLANVLLGHPRYSVTSGDILVNNESILDLKTDERAKKGLFLGFQYPTEISGVGYSHFLRNAYNILSKSLGAEQKDREVFITVKEFHEYLKRNLDNVGLDPSFLSRYLNEGFSGGEKKRSEVMQMLVLKPNLAILDEPDSGLDIDAVKAVAEAINKLIETGAGVIVITHYARILRYLKKLDKVHVMSKGKIIKSAGKELSEELEAKGYAWLGLSDDSHQ, encoded by the coding sequence ATGTCTTTTCTAACGATAAAAGATTTAAATGTCAATATTGAAGATAAAAAAATTCTCAATGGCGTTAATCTAGAGGTAAATAAAGGTGAAGTTCATGCCATCATGGGATTGAATGGCTCTGGCAAAAGTACATTGGCTAATGTTTTATTGGGACATCCTCGTTATTCTGTAACTTCTGGAGATATTTTAGTTAACAATGAAAGCATTCTTGATCTAAAAACAGATGAAAGGGCAAAAAAGGGGCTCTTTTTAGGTTTTCAATATCCAACCGAGATATCTGGTGTTGGATATAGTCACTTTTTGCGCAATGCGTATAATATACTAAGCAAGTCATTGGGCGCGGAGCAAAAGGATCGTGAAGTTTTCATAACCGTAAAGGAATTTCATGAATACTTAAAGCGAAACCTGGACAATGTTGGATTGGACCCAAGCTTTCTTAGCAGATACCTAAATGAAGGCTTTTCTGGTGGAGAAAAAAAGAGGTCAGAAGTAATGCAGATGCTTGTGTTAAAGCCTAATCTGGCAATCCTAGATGAACCAGACTCTGGACTTGATATAGACGCTGTTAAAGCTGTGGCTGAAGCAATAAACAAGTTAATTGAAACAGGTGCAGGAGTTATAGTGATTACCCACTATGCCAGGATTTTACGATATCTAAAGAAACTTGACAAGGTACATGTCATGTCAAAAGGAAAGATAATAAAATCAGCAGGAAAAGAGCTTTCAGAAGAACTTGAAGCCAAAGGATATGCATGGCTAGGCTTGTCTGATGACTCTCACCAGTAG
- a CDS encoding acyl CoA:acetate/3-ketoacid CoA transferase, which translates to MFSKTYNDDVSILDLVQDNDVVAISGFNMATTPEYLINQLYNRYHRSGHPKNLFIISDALPAVPGRGLDHVAKQLYEEKSQDFLKGSLMPFLGFSPWFQKLVIDNRIECYGWPIGITAYWFREVASGRPGLLTKIGLDTFLDPRKDDAALNELSRSRLSCRVEIIGLDGEDYLFYKAPKPNFALIRASFADEMGNVSMKAEGIRGTVLSIAQATKARPAQGKVVCQVRWIVKSGTINPRDVDIPFPLIDHIVISPGEYHWQTGSIYHDPRISNEVVSPANYDSDIVSMHNQTKMYEKVIARRVTLELVGLARQKKEPVLINLGIGIPALISSIVREENIADVLVLVIESGPWGGVALSGNDFGLAMSSFALSTIPDMFSNFEGGIVDAASLGFLQIDKLGNVNPSMLPNRLFGAGGFPVIAGGVSKIFFAGSFTGGGKKEIDVNDKGIKILQDGPINKFVENVYKISFSGYQAAKWGQEIIYITERAVFRLDNTELVLEEIAPGIDIEKDILLHMDFKPKIPTKIKEMDARLFGKSPLNIKDDLKDFF; encoded by the coding sequence ATGTTTTCTAAAACCTATAATGACGATGTTTCTATTCTGGATCTTGTACAGGACAACGATGTTGTAGCAATTTCTGGTTTTAATATGGCAACCACCCCAGAGTATTTGATAAATCAGCTATACAATAGATATCATAGATCAGGCCATCCAAAGAATCTGTTCATAATATCAGATGCCCTTCCTGCTGTTCCAGGGCGAGGACTGGATCATGTAGCCAAGCAATTATACGAAGAAAAAAGTCAAGATTTCCTGAAAGGCTCTTTGATGCCTTTTTTAGGGTTCTCTCCTTGGTTTCAAAAACTAGTAATTGATAATAGGATTGAATGTTACGGATGGCCGATTGGGATAACCGCTTACTGGTTTAGGGAGGTAGCATCCGGCAGACCAGGTCTTTTAACAAAAATAGGCTTGGATACATTTTTGGATCCACGAAAAGACGATGCAGCTTTGAATGAATTATCAAGATCTCGTTTATCCTGTAGAGTTGAAATAATTGGATTAGATGGAGAAGATTACCTATTCTATAAAGCACCAAAGCCGAATTTTGCTTTAATTCGAGCTTCATTTGCAGATGAAATGGGTAATGTATCCATGAAAGCTGAAGGAATACGTGGAACAGTGCTCAGTATTGCTCAGGCTACTAAAGCTAGACCAGCACAAGGCAAGGTAGTATGTCAGGTACGCTGGATTGTAAAGTCTGGAACTATCAATCCCCGCGATGTTGATATTCCTTTTCCACTCATTGATCATATTGTGATTTCTCCAGGTGAATATCATTGGCAGACTGGATCTATTTATCATGACCCAAGAATATCTAACGAAGTGGTCTCTCCAGCAAATTATGATTCAGATATTGTTTCAATGCACAATCAAACGAAAATGTATGAAAAGGTTATTGCAAGGAGAGTAACATTAGAGCTTGTCGGTCTGGCGAGGCAAAAAAAAGAACCCGTTTTGATAAATTTAGGAATTGGAATTCCTGCGCTAATTTCGTCTATAGTTCGTGAGGAAAACATAGCAGATGTTCTGGTTTTGGTTATTGAATCTGGACCATGGGGAGGGGTTGCTTTATCGGGAAATGATTTTGGGTTAGCTATGAGCTCATTTGCATTGTCGACTATTCCTGATATGTTTTCCAATTTCGAAGGAGGAATAGTAGATGCTGCATCGTTGGGATTTTTGCAGATAGATAAGCTTGGAAACGTAAATCCATCTATGTTGCCTAATAGGTTGTTTGGAGCGGGAGGATTTCCTGTTATTGCAGGTGGTGTGTCCAAAATTTTTTTTGCTGGATCTTTTACTGGGGGAGGAAAGAAAGAAATTGATGTTAACGATAAGGGAATCAAAATTTTGCAGGATGGTCCAATAAACAAATTTGTTGAAAATGTTTACAAAATTTCTTTTAGCGGATATCAAGCAGCAAAATGGGGACAAGAGATTATCTATATAACTGAGAGAGCAGTATTTAGACTTGATAATACTGAATTAGTCTTGGAAGAAATTGCTCCTGGTATAGATATTGAAAAAGATATACTATTACATATGGATTTTAAGCCTAAAATACCAACAAAGATCAAGGAAATGGATGCACGTCTTTTCGGAAAATCTCCTTTGAATATAAAGGATGATTTAAAGGATTTCTTTTGA
- a CDS encoding chlorite dismutase family protein translates to MKNKSKNLSTNDNNINNNINAKNSGALNDGINNDTVASSKSQDIGTKDNEYDSEITSQKFLTFTFYKVDPKWRWLNEMGKDEASREFLELLQAASKRMKIRTYSTLGLRHESEFMIWTISQSLENIQVLSSKIYTTILGKYIEPVSTFLSLTRKSIYSNQVKRGFEMDQDPLQYVVVYPFIKSREWYLLPFEERKEMMEEHIKVGRKYPEIVLNTTYSFGIDDQDFMLAFETNSLSRFQDLIMELRETKVSRYIIKDTPMIPCVRKDMADIIKSLG, encoded by the coding sequence ATGAAAAATAAAAGTAAGAATCTTTCAACTAATGATAATAACATAAATAATAATATCAATGCTAAGAATTCAGGTGCCTTAAATGATGGTATTAATAATGACACGGTAGCATCTTCTAAATCTCAAGATATTGGAACTAAGGATAACGAATACGATAGCGAAATTACCTCACAAAAATTCTTGACTTTTACATTTTATAAAGTAGATCCCAAGTGGCGTTGGCTAAATGAAATGGGTAAGGATGAGGCCTCACGTGAATTTCTAGAATTACTTCAAGCTGCAAGCAAAAGGATGAAAATTAGAACTTATTCTACGCTAGGGTTAAGACACGAAAGTGAGTTTATGATATGGACAATTTCTCAATCCCTGGAAAATATTCAAGTCCTCTCTTCAAAAATTTATACTACGATTTTGGGAAAATACATCGAACCAGTATCCACATTTCTTTCTTTGACTCGAAAATCAATTTATTCAAACCAAGTTAAACGTGGTTTTGAGATGGATCAAGACCCATTGCAATATGTAGTGGTATATCCTTTTATAAAATCTCGAGAATGGTACCTCTTACCCTTTGAAGAACGAAAAGAAATGATGGAAGAACACATCAAAGTAGGTAGAAAATACCCTGAAATTGTACTCAATACAACCTATTCATTTGGAATTGACGATCAAGATTTCATGCTAGCTTTTGAAACAAATAGTCTCTCTAGATTTCAAGATCTGATTATGGAATTGCGTGAAACCAAAGTAAGCAGATATATAATCAAAGACACGCCCATGATTCCGTGTGTTCGAAAGGATATGGCTGATATCATAAAGAGTCTGGGTTAA
- a CDS encoding DDE-type integrase/transposase/recombinase, with protein sequence MDSKVQASKAKSTRRRVLEYIIDETMLKVGSEYIWLWVATEPDRKQANSRTVYLSKERNMFVAERFISGLVKIHGIHTVSTDDGGTWYPMACRFLNLDHHIHSSLEKSLIERKMQYIKDRTESFDDYFPCRIKNCKLKHVHNWLRLFVDYHNNEIKHIK encoded by the coding sequence TTGGATTCAAAAGTACAAGCCTCAAAAGCTAAGTCAACTAGAAGAAGAGTTCTAGAGTATATAATAGATGAAACGATGTTAAAGGTGGGATCAGAATACATCTGGCTCTGGGTTGCAACTGAACCAGACAGAAAACAGGCAAATTCTCGCACTGTCTATCTCTCTAAAGAAAGAAACATGTTTGTAGCTGAAAGATTCATTTCAGGTTTAGTCAAGATTCATGGAATTCATACAGTTTCGACTGATGATGGAGGTACTTGGTATCCAATGGCCTGTAGATTCTTAAATCTCGATCATCACATTCATTCCTCTCTGGAGAAAAGTCTGATTGAAAGAAAGATGCAATACATAAAGGATAGAACCGAAAGTTTCGATGACTACTTTCCTTGTAGAATAAAGAATTGCAAGTTAAAGCATGTACACAATTGGCTGCGGCTCTTTGTAGACTATCATAACAATGAAATAAAACATATTAAGTGA